From a region of the Thermomonas sp. HDW16 genome:
- a CDS encoding M1 family metallopeptidase has translation MRRNLVTASITLALFGAAFQAPAQATAEMVAAAPSAQVTTQLPRTARPSHYAIDVTPHADKLAFDGKVKISLDVLMPTSSIVLQAANMTFANSVLVTKAGKKLTPKVSVDADNQTATFTFDKPLAAGGYVLTTDYTGVINTQANGLFALDYQTEAGQKRALYTQFENSDARKFVPSWDEPDFKATFDLTVNAPTGEMVVSNMPIASEKDAGNGIKRVVFQTSPKMSTYLLFLSLGEFDRATLMGENGSGKPVEIGVIAQKGKVEQARYALEASRDVLREYNDYFGVPFPLPKLDNIAAPGRSQFFSAMENWGAIFTFESALLLDPRISNVSDQQRVFTTAAHEIAHQWFGDLVTMAWWDDLWLNEGFATWMEGRTTQKLHPEWDQDNVDAVYTSRGAMGRDAYATTHPVVQHVATVEQASQAFDGITYGKGSAVIGMLEDYVGSDNWRSGVRSYIKKHAYGNAVTDDLWAEIDKAAPGKSFVQVAHDFTLQPGVPLIKASASCAAGKTVVALEQGEYTIDRPGKTPLRWHVPVAVRGADGTVARTLVDGKASVELPGCGPILVNDGQKGYYRTLYASAQFKALSDGFAKLPVADQLGLMMDASALAAVGLQPESDMLELTGKVPLDASPNLWQMVAGTLGGIDDMFEGDAKRQAAARKYALSRLSPKFEQLGWDNKEGDSATTKQLRSGLIGTLSGLGDAKVITEARRRFDASLADPKSLSPDLRRTVLGIVARNADAVTWDKLHAMAKAEKSSMIRDQYYGLLAAAKDEALARRALDMALTDEPGVTNSAGMIGSVSREHPDMAFDFAVAHREQVDKLVDSTSRARYYPGLGGNATDPKMVDKIRAFADAHIAATSRRDAETVISGIQTRIKLRAERKPQVDAWLKKNGY, from the coding sequence ATGCGCCGCAACCTGGTGACTGCCTCAATCACGCTCGCGCTTTTCGGCGCCGCATTCCAGGCGCCCGCGCAGGCGACCGCCGAAATGGTGGCCGCCGCGCCATCCGCGCAGGTCACCACACAGCTGCCGCGCACGGCGCGTCCGAGCCATTACGCCATCGACGTCACGCCGCATGCGGACAAGCTGGCATTCGACGGCAAGGTGAAGATCAGCCTGGATGTCCTGATGCCGACTTCGAGCATCGTGCTGCAGGCGGCCAACATGACCTTCGCCAACAGCGTACTGGTCACCAAGGCCGGCAAGAAGCTGACGCCGAAAGTGAGCGTGGATGCCGACAACCAGACCGCGACCTTCACCTTCGACAAGCCGCTGGCCGCGGGCGGTTACGTGCTGACCACCGACTACACCGGCGTGATCAACACCCAGGCCAATGGCCTGTTCGCGCTGGACTACCAGACCGAAGCCGGGCAGAAGCGCGCGCTGTACACCCAGTTCGAGAATTCCGACGCGCGCAAGTTCGTGCCGTCCTGGGACGAGCCCGACTTCAAGGCCACCTTCGACCTGACCGTCAACGCACCGACGGGCGAGATGGTGGTGAGCAACATGCCGATCGCCAGCGAGAAGGATGCCGGCAACGGCATCAAGCGGGTGGTGTTCCAGACTTCGCCGAAGATGTCGACCTACCTGCTGTTCCTCAGCCTGGGCGAGTTCGACCGCGCCACGCTGATGGGCGAAAACGGCAGCGGCAAGCCGGTGGAGATCGGCGTGATCGCGCAGAAGGGCAAGGTGGAGCAGGCGCGCTATGCGCTGGAAGCCAGCCGCGACGTGCTGCGCGAGTACAACGACTATTTCGGCGTGCCGTTCCCGCTGCCGAAGCTGGACAACATCGCCGCGCCCGGTCGCAGCCAGTTCTTCAGCGCGATGGAGAACTGGGGCGCGATCTTCACCTTCGAGTCTGCGCTGCTGCTGGATCCGCGCATCTCCAATGTGTCCGACCAGCAGCGCGTGTTCACCACCGCCGCGCACGAGATCGCGCACCAGTGGTTCGGCGACCTGGTGACCATGGCGTGGTGGGACGACCTGTGGTTGAACGAGGGCTTTGCTACCTGGATGGAAGGACGCACCACCCAGAAGCTGCATCCGGAATGGGACCAGGACAACGTGGATGCGGTCTACACCAGCCGTGGTGCGATGGGCCGTGACGCCTATGCGACTACCCATCCGGTGGTGCAGCACGTGGCCACCGTGGAGCAGGCCAGCCAGGCCTTCGACGGCATCACCTACGGCAAGGGTTCGGCGGTGATCGGCATGCTGGAAGACTACGTGGGCTCCGACAACTGGCGCAGCGGCGTGCGCAGCTACATCAAGAAACACGCCTACGGCAATGCGGTCACCGACGACCTGTGGGCGGAGATCGACAAGGCCGCGCCTGGCAAGTCCTTCGTGCAGGTCGCGCACGATTTCACCCTGCAGCCGGGCGTGCCGCTGATCAAGGCCAGCGCCAGCTGCGCCGCCGGCAAGACCGTGGTCGCGCTGGAGCAGGGCGAGTACACCATCGACCGTCCCGGCAAGACGCCTCTGCGCTGGCACGTGCCGGTGGCCGTGCGCGGTGCCGACGGTACCGTGGCGCGCACCCTGGTGGACGGCAAGGCCAGCGTGGAACTGCCGGGCTGCGGCCCGATCCTGGTCAACGACGGCCAGAAGGGCTACTACCGCACGCTGTATGCGTCGGCGCAGTTCAAGGCGCTGAGCGATGGCTTCGCCAAGCTGCCGGTGGCCGATCAGCTGGGCCTGATGATGGATGCCAGCGCGCTGGCGGCGGTCGGCCTGCAGCCGGAATCGGACATGCTGGAGCTGACCGGCAAGGTGCCATTGGATGCCTCGCCGAACCTGTGGCAAATGGTGGCTGGCACGCTGGGCGGCATCGACGACATGTTCGAGGGCGATGCCAAGCGCCAGGCGGCCGCCCGCAAGTACGCGTTGTCCCGATTGTCGCCGAAGTTCGAACAACTGGGCTGGGACAACAAGGAAGGCGATAGCGCCACGACGAAGCAGCTGCGCTCCGGCCTGATCGGCACGCTCAGCGGATTGGGCGATGCGAAGGTGATCACCGAAGCGCGCCGCCGTTTCGATGCATCGCTCGCCGATCCCAAGTCGTTGTCGCCGGACCTGCGGCGCACCGTGCTGGGCATCGTCGCGCGCAATGCCGATGCGGTGACCTGGGACAAGCTGCATGCGATGGCCAAGGCTGAGAAGTCGTCGATGATCCGCGACCAGTATTACGGCCTGCTGGCGGCGGCCAAGGACGAGGCATTGGCCAGGCGCGCGCTGGACATGGCCCTGACCGATGAGCCTGGCGTTACCAACAGCGCGGGCATGATCGGCTCGGTCTCGCGCGAGCATCCGGACATGGCATTCGACTTCGCGGTGGCGCATCGTGAACAGGTCGACAAGCTGGTCGATTCGACTTCGCGCGCACGCTATTACCCGGGCTTGGGCGGCAATGCGACCGACCCGAAGATGGTCGACAAGATCCGCGCCTTCGCCGATGCGCATATCGCAGCGACCTCGCGGCGTGACGCGGAGACCGTGATCTCCGGCATCCAGACCCGCATCAAGTTGCGCGCGGAACGCAAGCCGCAGGTCGATGCGTGGCTGAAGAAGAACGGTTATTGA
- a CDS encoding serine protease, giving the protein MHKRRSAANPRWLAAAMLMFAFCAYPTVVAAQDQHADDQASDDEEPTDEPADEADDQANEADDTTDQADDDHGMAMHNDEAKPQDQVDVGDTTDDQDDPIEDDVADDAWAGDWDEDEDEQDDAIPVDHSLFAKDEYVWMVDEEDDHAEDSVGGGMPMIRTSKRVAGKSGKPSHKPPRNPGDDEDTVYSFGGLPIAASSVPWQAQILYPAAPPQPDDKRPAWQRQHYCGGALIATEWVLTAAHCIDQYKVNLGFKVRMGTRDISKGDGVFYKIDRIVRHSQYVDSKDVSVSPNMYANDIALVHIVPDGKPGPVNPRLVSRIELNRTPLSASTQVSATGWGVTGSSESANTMNAVLLRVDLKAMPNAVCRNRDGYGPGSQKIKDVVFCAANPKQSTCRGDSGGPVVLTNGKPLLVGLVSWGKKKCAGDGRPGVYTRIDQYTQWIDQAMKLPPDRNEFP; this is encoded by the coding sequence ATGCACAAGCGCCGTTCCGCCGCCAACCCGCGTTGGCTGGCTGCCGCCATGCTGATGTTCGCCTTCTGCGCTTATCCCACCGTCGTTGCAGCGCAGGATCAGCACGCGGACGACCAGGCCAGCGACGACGAAGAACCGACCGATGAACCCGCGGACGAAGCCGACGATCAGGCGAATGAAGCCGACGACACGACCGACCAGGCCGATGACGATCACGGCATGGCGATGCACAACGATGAGGCCAAGCCTCAGGATCAGGTCGATGTTGGCGACACGACCGATGATCAGGACGATCCGATCGAAGACGATGTCGCCGACGATGCCTGGGCCGGGGACTGGGATGAGGATGAAGACGAACAGGACGATGCCATCCCGGTCGACCATTCGCTGTTCGCCAAGGACGAGTACGTGTGGATGGTCGACGAAGAGGATGACCACGCAGAAGATTCCGTCGGCGGCGGCATGCCAATGATCCGCACCAGCAAGCGCGTCGCCGGCAAGTCCGGCAAACCCAGCCACAAACCGCCGCGCAACCCCGGCGACGACGAGGACACCGTCTATTCCTTCGGTGGCCTGCCGATCGCGGCCAGCTCGGTGCCGTGGCAGGCGCAGATCCTGTATCCCGCCGCGCCGCCGCAACCCGACGACAAGCGTCCTGCCTGGCAGCGCCAGCACTACTGCGGCGGCGCCCTGATCGCCACGGAGTGGGTGTTGACCGCCGCCCACTGCATCGACCAGTACAAGGTCAACCTCGGCTTCAAAGTCAGGATGGGAACCCGCGACATCTCCAAAGGCGATGGCGTGTTCTACAAGATCGATCGCATCGTGCGCCATTCGCAGTATGTGGACAGCAAAGATGTGAGTGTCTCCCCCAACATGTACGCTAACGACATCGCGCTGGTGCACATCGTCCCGGACGGAAAACCGGGCCCCGTCAACCCTCGCCTCGTGAGCCGGATCGAACTCAACCGCACGCCGTTGTCGGCATCGACGCAGGTATCGGCCACCGGCTGGGGCGTGACCGGCAGCAGCGAAAGCGCCAACACCATGAACGCAGTGCTGTTGCGTGTCGACTTGAAGGCGATGCCGAATGCCGTTTGCCGGAACCGCGACGGCTATGGCCCGGGCTCGCAGAAGATCAAGGACGTCGTCTTCTGCGCGGCCAACCCGAAGCAATCCACCTGCCGCGGGGACAGCGGCGGCCCGGTGGTGCTCACCAACGGCAAGCCGCTGCTGGTCGGCCTCGTCAGTTGGGGCAAGAAGAAATGCGCGGGCGATGGCCGCCCGGGCGTCTACACGCGTATCGACCAGTACACGCAGTGGATCGATCAGGCGATGAAGCTGCCCCCGGATCGAAACGAATTTCCCTGA